In a single window of the Pontibacter russatus genome:
- a CDS encoding SDR family oxidoreductase, whose product MHNTILVTGATGTVGREVVIQLSIIDGVRVRAGVHSIIKGENLKRLPDVEVVEMDFRNRDSLHAAFTHVDKVFLITPFSDEQVAMAKTLIDEAKAAGVKHIVKLSVIKADAVPETMIGRWHREVEKYIEDSGIAYTFLRPSSFMQNYSNYDAASIKRDGRFYHATGSGKVSCIDVRDIAAVAVEVLTGAGHEGKAYELTGPEALSNQEVADMLSGATGRQVAFVDVPEEAARNSMLQQHMPEWMVDAMLELEQAYKQNRFSETTDTVGQLAGRPPHSFRQFAQDYRECFI is encoded by the coding sequence ATGCATAATACGATATTGGTAACAGGCGCTACAGGCACAGTGGGCAGGGAGGTGGTGATACAGCTTTCCATCATAGACGGCGTGCGGGTGAGGGCTGGGGTGCATTCCATCATAAAAGGCGAGAACCTGAAGCGCCTGCCCGATGTGGAAGTGGTGGAGATGGATTTCAGGAACCGCGATTCGCTGCACGCGGCTTTCACGCACGTGGATAAAGTTTTCCTGATAACGCCCTTCTCGGATGAACAGGTGGCGATGGCGAAAACGCTGATAGATGAGGCAAAGGCCGCAGGCGTAAAGCACATTGTGAAACTCTCTGTCATAAAAGCGGACGCTGTGCCGGAAACGATGATCGGCCGCTGGCACAGGGAGGTGGAAAAGTATATAGAGGACAGTGGCATTGCCTATACCTTCCTGCGCCCATCATCTTTTATGCAGAACTACTCCAACTACGACGCGGCCAGCATCAAGCGCGACGGCAGGTTCTATCATGCCACGGGTAGCGGCAAGGTAAGCTGCATTGATGTGCGGGACATTGCCGCCGTGGCCGTGGAGGTACTCACCGGGGCAGGGCATGAGGGAAAGGCATATGAACTGACCGGGCCGGAGGCGCTGTCGAACCAGGAGGTGGCGGACATGCTGAGCGGGGCAACCGGCAGGCAGGTGGCGTTTGTGGATGTGCCGGAGGAGGCCGCCAGAAACAGCATGCTGCAGCAGCATATGCCGGAGTGGATGGTGGATGCCATGCTGGAACTGGAGCAAGCCTACAAGCAAAACCGGTTCAGCGAAACCACCGACACGGTCGGGCAACTGGCTGGCAGGCCGCCACATTCTTTCCGGCAGTTTGCGCAGGACTACCGGGAGTGTTTTATATAG
- a CDS encoding endonuclease/exonuclease/phosphatase family protein, translating into MKNTLVILGFVFTLFSFLPLIRTPLWWIRVLDFPRLHVAILLSITTIAYVSIYGVEGTAGIAMISLWVLGVLNEVRYIYHFTPMAKVEALRTKQATPQNAFTLMISNVRMVNKKYDKFLQLVLKEDPDMLVMNEPDDAWHEYVRQELDKRYPYTIKKPLPNTYGMLFWSKLKLHESEIRFLVEDGIPSFHTVVEFPSGKKFDFFTVHPQPPRLMKNTETREAELLLVAKQSKKTKYPSVVAGDLNDVAWSKTTKLFKEISGMIDPRVGRGFYNTYNAYIPLFRYPLDHVFYSPEFRLVSLRRLDKFGSDHFPIAITLNYEPQHEEEQEHPVADHEDRHEANELIQEGLEKGEERNREKQEDKKPAQ; encoded by the coding sequence ATGAAAAACACCCTCGTCATACTTGGCTTTGTTTTCACCCTGTTCTCCTTTCTCCCGCTTATCCGAACACCCTTGTGGTGGATCAGAGTCCTTGATTTTCCGCGTTTGCACGTTGCCATACTGCTGTCCATTACCACCATAGCCTATGTGTCTATATATGGGGTGGAGGGAACAGCCGGGATAGCGATGATCTCACTTTGGGTGTTGGGCGTCCTGAACGAGGTCCGCTATATATATCACTTTACCCCCATGGCAAAAGTAGAGGCGCTGCGCACCAAGCAGGCCACACCCCAGAACGCATTCACGCTGATGATCTCGAATGTGCGCATGGTGAACAAGAAGTACGACAAGTTTCTGCAGCTGGTGCTGAAGGAGGACCCGGATATGCTGGTGATGAACGAGCCGGACGATGCCTGGCACGAGTACGTGCGGCAGGAACTGGACAAGCGCTACCCCTACACAATCAAGAAGCCGCTGCCCAACACCTACGGCATGCTGTTCTGGAGCAAACTGAAACTGCACGAAAGCGAAATCAGATTCTTGGTGGAAGACGGCATCCCATCCTTTCACACGGTGGTGGAATTCCCCAGCGGAAAAAAGTTCGACTTCTTCACCGTACACCCACAGCCGCCCCGCCTGATGAAGAACACCGAGACGCGCGAGGCGGAGCTTCTGCTGGTAGCCAAGCAGTCTAAGAAGACGAAGTACCCCAGCGTGGTGGCCGGCGACCTGAACGATGTGGCCTGGTCTAAAACCACAAAGCTGTTCAAAGAGATAAGCGGCATGATAGACCCGCGTGTGGGCCGTGGCTTTTACAACACCTACAATGCCTATATCCCCCTGTTCCGCTACCCCCTCGACCACGTGTTTTACAGCCCCGAGTTCAGGCTGGTGTCCCTGAGGAGGCTGGACAAGTTCGGGTCAGACCACTTTCCGATTGCCATTACGCTGAACTACGAACCGCAGCACGAAGAAGAGCAGGAGCACCCCGTAGCTGACCACGAAGACCGCCATGAAGCGAATGAGCTGATACAGGAGGGGCTGGAGAAAGGCGAGGAGCGCAACCGGGAAAAGCAGGAAGATAAAAAACCCGCTCAGTAG
- a CDS encoding cold-shock protein, with protein MKTGKVKFFNVSKGFGFIVADDTNQDIFVHQSGLIHEIRENDRVSFEVKDGKKGLNAINVERI; from the coding sequence ATGAAAACAGGTAAAGTAAAGTTCTTCAACGTTTCTAAGGGTTTCGGTTTCATTGTTGCTGATGACACTAACCAGGACATCTTTGTGCATCAGTCTGGTCTGATCCACGAAATTCGCGAGAATGACCGTGTGTCTTTCGAAGTGAAGGATGGCAAAAAAGGATTGAATGCTATTAACGTAGAGCGCATCTAA